The sequence below is a genomic window from Bombus affinis isolate iyBomAffi1 chromosome 13, iyBomAffi1.2, whole genome shotgun sequence.
gacGCCACATGTGTCTCACAATCTTTTGGCATATTGCCTATTTTTACTTCCCTTCCAtgacaaaatatattatatatgctaTACCTATCGTTGTGATCATCATACTatagataatttataatttgtaacatgcatattacaatatatatatatgtatatagacaTATGTGTATATAGATTGAAATCGGGTACTTTGTGTATGATATTATGTACAGAGATCTAAATGATCCTTTTAGATATACTTAGTGTTATGTAACTTGAAACATATGTAATtcgaaaacaaaaaataaaaagtttGTAGTATGGACGCAAATACAAATAAGCATGCAAAGAAACAAACACAAACAATTGTAGACCatagtatttatgaatatcGAAAATTTACTTTTAGAAAATTTCAAATGAACTATTTTGATCGGATCGGTGCATCTAGTGTTAATTTCACATATTATTTCGAAGTATATTGATGTAATACGAAAATATGACATAATTCTAGAAATTTcggaattttatgaaatttacagGTTGAAAatcgttttccttttttctaaTAATGTTATATTTCGTTATTAGATTGCTCGGATAGATGAGGAATGTATCAATGCATTATTAACTTTGGAGTACTTGAGCTTATTAAGTCAAGTAATACCGAAcgaaaaaaatacagaaattatTTATGGACAAGTCCCCCACCATGACGTCAAACTAccgaaaaaatataataaaaatatcaaaactaATAGCTGCACAGCGGAAGAATCATGCGAAGGTCTACCAACTATCGATGAAAGGATATACATGATGCATTTTTCTTTCGACACATTGAATATCTTGCCAAAATGTCAACAAGCCGAGCTCTTATTTTCTATGTTTGCTGATGGTAAAAATTTTATTCGATCagttatttaatattcgtacTTCGTACAGTTATACACATTACCTCGGTTTAAAACGTAATATAATTCAAGCAAGAAATAAAACAAAGGaggataaaataacaaatactcATACACGAAAGCCTTTTGTTTTCACTTAAAATTTTTTTCGGTTGCATTCTATTACTTGatacatattatatttctaGTACTAAAATAAGCTTATCAACAATGGAatacatattaaattattacattatttcaAGGTACAATTGGCAACAATAAGGGACAGGGAAGTGCAAATAAAATACTAATGGATAATTTCTTAGAACATATGAAACAGTTACACAATAAAGAACTTTTATTAACTTCTGCTGAATCACAAAGATTCACAAAAATGCTTCTTGACAGGCGTCGAGTCGGTGGTCCACCTTTACCGTTTTTTTCTGAAAAAGGTATTATCTTTATTATCGAAATTATACAAACTTTTTTCTAGCAACTCTCATACATTATGGATACGTATCTTTTGATTTTAAAACTATTTCTAGAGAGGCTCTCTTCCAACGCTGAGTTCAATTCTTATCCGCGTTGGAAATGTTTTATCAAAGGAATTAGTACAACTCATGTAATTATCACGATATTACCTGCATCAGAAAAAGACGTTGTACGTTTATTTACGTCTCCTTCGTATACAGAAGAGCAATCAGCAAGTAACAACTCCGAAAGGAATGACGAATCTACCATATTCAGTATGGATTTAAATGAAGACGATACGTACTCAAAAACTACCGGGATGGATATTAACGTAACCGATTTTCCATCATTAGAAAATAACGAGTCGATATTATATGGTCAGTGTATCGAGGAGAGTATAATAAACACAGATACGCAGAAAAGATTTCACGATTGCGAGGAATCTTTCGTTATTCCAGTTTACGTATATGATTGTTCGCTGGCTTTGTTGATTGACACATTGGTCgacaaattaaaaatttcgcACAATAAAGATATTTATCAAGATCACACGTTCAGGATTGGTCAGCAGGAATGTAAAGATTTTATCGAATTAAAATCTGATTATAATTCAAAACCTCCGACTCCGGAACCAAGAAGTGAGGACTCCGACAATACTGCAAGTggtaaataaaaatacgaataatattgatttttgtataatttcCTGAACAGTATATTCTTACAATGATGTTTATTTAACGCCTGACTTCTTGATTAATAATCTCTTGATTCCATTAATCAACCAATAGTAGTTCGATGTTAATATTTGGATAATTAGAGTTTAATTGATATTTAAATAGTTAACTCGTGACGTTAATGTTTTGaaaactaatataaaataataataattttttatacaacAGATCAACGAAGTCTTGTGGAGCATTGCAAGGTATTAAGTTTGGCTCACTGTCATTGCTATGTAGTTGCAGTTTACAAATCGTTGGTATTACAACAACCTCTTACTTACAATGATATGGAAGCTGCAGTAGAACAATGCGAAGAAACtctaattgaaattaatataacaaattatttgCGATCTGTATGCAGACATTTGAGCAAATTATCGGATAAAAATTTATTGGGCGAACTAAATCCTTCTACGTGTAACGATGTTGAGCCATTGcataatttaattaaagaaaaatttgaaagGATAATTACAGTTGCCTTTAGGCCTGTACCTGCACACCCTGAATTTTATTATTGTTCACCCTCTTGGTCAGAACATGAAACGGTTTGTTGCtaaaataatgtaatagtaattaatgaataagattaattaatcaAGTAATTAATCTTAATATTTAATAGGATCTTATAGAATGTCAAAAATCAGACAATGACGATGAGATAGAAAATCTTATGTTCCATTCGATAAATATTGATGGTACATCACGAAATCTCAATGGAAAAGGTAAAtacgaaataatttttaaaacaaactTCCGACTTGAAAGGAATGAATAGGAAAGGATAATTCTTTCGTTTTCGGTTTTGATTATCAGAAAATAATTTTGaccgatataaaataaaaatactacaactaatatttaattatttaaaataaacaagcataataatatttcaaattaaataatccTTAATATTACGTAGAAATGTATATATTTCTAATGTATATATAAGAGTATTCTTGATATAATTTTAACATGTCTAATAAATAGGTAatagataaaaaataaatgtttgaTTTGTAATTGTACAATCAGGGAATGTAACGTGGCCAGGCGCAAATGTCAACAAAGTTCCGAAAATTTCACGGCATGGTTCTATGGAATCTGTCAACAGCGATTTCCAGCGAAAAAGCATTTTCGGAAGAGAGCAACCGCTATTCTTACAATTAAGTTGTTCTATTCGATTTCAATCTAGATCTGGTCTTAGTAGTATCCCTGTGAAATCTCTGCCAACGTGTTTCATGGAAATTTTGCAAAAGATGGAAGACTATAAAGATGGAAATATAGCTGGCTTAAGCTTAGCTGATTTAAAAATCACTTTGGACATCATTTGTTTGAATCTCCCAAAAGAAGTATTGGAAGTAAGCTTAGAACGATATTCTGGTTTAAGAGCAACATCTTTTTGTAGTGGTTCGCCCATAGGCAGTTTGCGAACGGAAAGTGGGAGTAGCTTAGAAAATAATGCTAAAAACGAATTCTTTCAAGAAAAAATGTCTCACTTACCTTTAAGCCAACACAATGCTATAAGCAATTTAAAAGATGAAATTGAGTGGCTGTTACAAGATGAAACTGCAACCGCGTTCCTAGATCAACCCGTTATAAACGAGAACGTTTTAAATTTCGTAGCGAATCACGTTTCGGAATCAACGGATAGATTTAGCTGCAAAGTGGAAAAAGTTCctttatattttgtattccCTTCGGATGATAGTAAACCAAAATTTATAAGTGAGTTAAAGAAACTTCAAATTGATAAATATTGTATTCGTCAAGAAGGAAACTTGTTTTATTTTGTGAAAAATATGGAAAAAGTGAGCGATATTGTACCAGAACCGTCTAAGAACGAGAGAAAGGAATCAAAAACAAAAGATAGTATGTATTTTTCTCAAAAACTTTTAAAAACactaaatatgtataatatttactGTAGAATGTTTTTAATAGTACAGAGAATATGAAACTTGATTAAAACGTGTAACACGAAAAATCTATTAGAAAACTTATCAATTTTAATATCGTCAATATTCCAGATAGTGCCCTAAAAAATCCGGAACAAGAAAATCCGCAAGAGCTACAACAAGAAAGCAACAGCTGTTGTACAGAAAATAATCCTAATACACATTTTAAATCTGAGGAATCTTATTCTGAcagtattaatttaatatatgaaGACCAAAATATTGAGGATAGATTTAAAGAAAGTAATACGTCGGAAAACAGATTTCAATGGTTAATAGATCTTGATAATCGTGAAAGTTCCTTACCCAATTTTTGGTTAATCTTAAACGTTGAAAATGATTATGTCAGTGTCTACTTTCATTGTAGGTAAGTAATAATATTCTTAAAGcaaaacataaaataatttcatttcgttatattttaaGATGAACTGCTTGCTTATGTACATACATAAATTTTCTAATACAAATTTAAATAGGAAATTTTTTAACAAGTATTTGGTAATAAAAATTCGATTCTTTGCCTCTAATTTTAGATATGTCTTTATATATACGTATCAACTGAAAATTCTTTCTAAAAATCGATGAAATTGAAAATTGGTTGATATGTTTGGTTGCTCAAAATTTTGTAAACTACTactatcaattttttttttaatttttaaactaACTACAATTTATTatcctttttatttatatatatttgacaTTAATGAAATGTAAAGATCAAAAATATCTTAGAAATGGaccataataaaaattattatcatcAATAGGTTTTTAGAGATTATATCGCCCGAAGTAAATAGTTATTGGCATACTCAAGAAATGTTGGTCTCTCAAATAAAGAGTACTTGTCGTCGAGTAAACCAATATTTACTTCTGCAAAATCTTCACAAAACAAGTAAATGTTCGGAACTTCTAGAAACAGAATCAAGCGAAGATTATAACTGGAAATCAGAGACGACAAGTGAATTTAGTAATGCTGTACAAAGTAGAGATCTAATACAAAATTTCACCCCAGGAATGTTTCGATGTCGTGTTGTTTGGAAATTTACCTTTCGACTGCATCCTCGATTAAAAACTGGTCCAGGGAGATCAGGACTTTCTCGAGGTATAAAAGCTCTACACGGTGTGCTTAATAGATTGGCTGTTAGTAACCGGAGTAATATGTTTGTATACcaagaaaatgataaaaacgTGTTTTACTTAAGATTACACGAACAAATTAGCGATGGAAAAACTTTACAAAACAAATTATCGGAAAGCGATGAACAACTTGTCGTTTCTCGGAGCAATAGTGTAGTCTCGCTATCACAAGTTAAGCTGAATGATAATGCTACGGCAAATGATACAAGACCTAGAGTTCGATCTTTTAGCGAAAAAGAATCAAACGTTTTAAATAAAACTGAAGATTCGATCATCTTAATGGTACATGGAATTTCCGACGCGGGACCGGAAGTTAAACGCGATTTGGTACAAGTTTTACAAAATCGCTTAGACGATGCGGTTCTGGAAGTTCTTTCTGTTATGTTAGCAAGAAATCCGATGTGTAAATTGACACCTGCGGACGTTCATTTTATTCAACCGCCAAAATCGCCAGAATCTATCATACGTTTAAATGTACAGAAACATTGCGTATTATACATAACTGCTTTAGAATTTTATTTGCGTCAAAATATACTTCAATTTTTGTATATACCAAAATATACTGATAACAGACCAGAATATCATTTTCAAGATTACTCACAACGTGAAGGATCTATCAAAAGAGTTTCTGAATCAGACATTTTTCTGTGTAATCAAAGTCGCTCCAGTGGGAGTATAGGAATCGCTTGTATAGCTTTGGCAATTACAGGAGAACACGGTGAACCtataaaattattagaaaatgaaTTCCCAATAGATAGTTTCCCTGAAACGATAAACGTAGAAGATTTTAAAAGTATCGTATCAACGTCAATTTATGATCAAAGTTCCGCAGAATCACCGCCTTTGATCGAATTTAAAATTTGGAAACAAGGCAGAGTTAATCTTGAATCTCTATTACAAAAGCTATGTTCTGCAGTTAAACATGCAATTTGGGACTTAGTTAcagaatataaatttttgttaacTCCTCTGACAGAACCACTTACAAAAGATGCTCAAGAGATATCtattgaaaataaagaaaatcaaACTTCGGTAAAAATTGATGCTTTGCCAAAAATAATGCATGATTTAACAATTGATCGATTCGAGTCAGGTGAAGAGGGAAAACTACACAGTATCTACTGTGTAACGTTATCCCAATGGTTTCGATTTGCTTTAGAAATTGGAGTTCCATCGGTaaaaaggcatgaagtaattcttaATCACAGACATCCTATATCTACGATTATTACAGAGTTAGAAGCTATTATACAAGGTCAAGCACCGGATACATCCAGCAGATCTTTTGTCTTAAAAGACAGGCAACCCTTcatcgaaaaatatatttcaaatgaGGAATTATTAACTAAACTAAAAAATAATAACTATTCTGTGTTAGAAAATGAAGGGAAGTTAGATTTGCCCGTTTACATACCATGTGATTTTAGTAAGGATGTACAAGGTACCTACActaaatgtattttaatagcTAGAAACTTTCATCAATGGAAAGCTTCGTTCAGCAAAACAGTACAGCCAGAATTACTTATCCCAAAaggtaattatatttttctatggCCATAAGATAGACTACTATCCATTAAAACTGCTagtacaaaaaatattaaaaagttaacaaGTAAATATAGCAATTGTTTATTACAGATCAAAAACTTTTGCAAAAGTTTAATCCACTGATATTAGAATCTAATTTCGTATCAAGACAACGAATATTACTTGCGGAAATTCGAAGTGATAATGTAAGTTAAAAGAAGTATATGTAAATACTTATAAATAGGTGAAATTACTTTTCTTCGTACCATTAATTTCAAATCAAATTACAACCGTAGATAGCTCTTTATACGTATAATTGGTCAAAAGAGAAAtctgaaaaattaataaagcaaACTACAAATTTGGGCACGTGGCTATCATCAAGATCAAACTTTTTTACAAACGTAATAATGCAAAAATTAGGTATATTCCACCATCGACCAAATTTCTCGAGGGAACATACGAATTCACAATATTTGCAAATTATGGACATGGAAAGTCTTACAAAGTTTTCTGCTGTGCCACACAACGATGGGAAAGAGTGGATAAGATTGAATAACAGAAcgcaaaatataaaacataatcaATTTTCATGGAGTGAAGTAATTGGTCAAACAATGCGTGATGTAAAACCTAATAATTACTTTCATAgcaatatagatccgacgataaAAGCAGTTTGTGATTTACAAGATTTGCGATTACGCGAAAAAAAGGTGAAAGGTAAATGAAGAaatggaatgaaattttattctatttattatatatgactaatttttctactatttaaatattaatatattacaatattaatattacgatataataaaTGTTATACGGTAAAACAGTACGATTAAATTTTGGAACTAAATActtatacaattattttacaattttcagaAGATTTGAACAAACTATATGCAATGTGGCAAAATCGCAATGCTGCTCCGAATATTCCAATCTCAATCGTCGCTTTAAATACTTTTAAACAATATTCTCGTTTAATACATTTTTGCCACACACCGTTATTGTTTTTACCTTCATGGCGCTTACAGTCTGCGGCTACAAGAGATCACTCACTTTCGGCACAATCGTCTTTAAATGCAGGCATCAACGTATGTCAACAACTATCACAACAAATGCAAAAAGGTCAAGATGAACAAACAAACCTTATAAAATGGCATAAAGAATTGTGCAGCTTGATGTTGTCAGAATACAAGCAATATCTTCACTCATTAGGCTTTAGTTCAGTGCAAATAGAATCACCTGATAATAGGTAAAGCTCTGctaaaatttaaatatcttaatgttcagtaaacaaatcaaatttttcaaaaacaGGATAATGTTAGACTATCTGCCttcaaaaattttaatatttatattatgtcaATGCTAATAGGAGTATAATTTAGAAACACTAGtataattctataaattttcAATACGTCCCCTTTACCTCTGTGAAAATTATCTCAcggaataatatttatataattaactaATATTACTTTTCAGTTTCGAAGAACCAAATCAGCAACAATCTTATTATCTCAAAAAGTCAATGCTTGGAGGAGTATTACTATTTGAAATTCACTTATCACAGCCATTTTTCATTGTTAAATTACATATTATTGAATGCAGTCGACTTCAAACAAAAGCCAGTAGCGCTTTAGTGAATCAAGTAAGTTACCtgacttttttattttcttgtgCACTGTTTTTTGATATTAAACTAAATATGTTATAAAGTTTATTACAAACTTCAATTATAATTCCATgtgtatttataatttaatttcatagaaaaataagatcttaatttttttatttttttgatatacaataattatatactTCTCATtcgttttttttaaattaaagaatataacaaaattttaatttgttacaGTTTATGCTAAGTTTCGTGGATGCAtgtgataaaattaaaattagtaTGCATCTACATTCATTTACATATGATTTTCATTTACGTTCCATCCATTCGTACATAGCTGGGACTGGACCTTTATTAGTACAGCAAGGTTATCACTTGATTCATTTTCTTGATGATTTTAACAAATATTACAGCAAAGCACCAAATTATGCGAGAAATCTTATATACAGTGGTaagtgaaataaaataaaatatttctagttttcttttaaaatatattgtatggGGTTTAGTGAAAAGCGCAAATAAGCAAATTAGTAGTTACAATAaacgtatttttatattttagatgTAGTGACTATTCGCAATTTAGCGATATCAGGTCGGACCTTATATTCTTACTTATTATCTCACGAGAAGACTTATAATATGCGTGTATTTATAATGAAAAGTGATCTTCAAGATTCTGAAGAAAGTGAATATGTTCTAGTAAGCTTAAAAAGTACTCCTTTAATTAGTTACTGTGACGCACAAGATACTAAATACATCGATGATTTCGATGTTGTTCTGATTGTATCACATTTAGGACAGCCTCCACAAGCAGAAAAAACCGAAATTACTTTAAAATACTATTTAATGTTAACAAGCAAACGTGAATTATATCCAAAGAGAGAagtagaaaacaataaacttgGGAAGTTTCGTACGGTGTACAGTGTCGAAAAATCTCCAAGTACTTATACCGAGGCTGTTATGGATACTATAAACGAATCTTCTTCGGATCTTCAagaatgtaaacaagattcaaatgATAAAAAGGGTGATACTAAATTATACAGTGCTACTCTTGGTACCAATTGTAATAATACGGGAGCACCAACACCTCCACCAGTACCTAATTCTCCGTTAACTCAAAATGTAAATCCTCCAAGTGTTTCGGTGAATTCTTCATCGCCACACTTAATTCAAATACGACAAgaatcgattaattatttagGTTATTATTCCTCGCACGAGCAACTCATGCAACAAACAATAATGTCTCAAGCAAATGCGGCTCGCATGCATATAATGAATATGATAAAACGCGGAGCATTACAATGTAGAACGCATCTTTTAtggaataaattattagaaagtaAATCTGCAATGAATTATAACGAATTTTCCGAACTTTGTTCTTTGGCTCACGTTGAACCTTTATTAAACTTGGATCCAAGATTGAGGCCATTTATTAATCAACCAATTTCTTGGTATCAAACTTTATCAAAGGTTTTGCAAAATAAATATCAAGAACATCATAAACAATTCAATACACCAGATGGAAATATTACTCATCTACTGATATTACATCCAAGTTTCTTTCAAGTTTTCATGATGTTAACTATAGATTTACATGCCTCACGAGGGGTTCGTATAATTTTTTTATGGTCTTATTgcttatgtattttatatacacATGCAACATATAATTAAACTTAttgataatttttcatttattttcaggATTTGTACGCAGTTTACTGTAAATCAGAAGAAATGATTAATGCCCCATGTTGTATAGAAGACACATATAATTTAATAGAAGGTTTTGTAAATGCTTGCTGTTTTAATTTGTGGATGGGTCTCTACAGTTAATAGTAAATGACATTCCAAAGAAAAAATTTTCCAAATACTTGTACTTATTATTTATACGTCGTATAACTAACATACATGTGACACTAATtttattgtttaaaaaaattatgtaTATTTTCTTTGTTTGTTATCTTATACTATATTTCATTGTTGTAATttgtacaaaaaatatatttttctaatttccaAAAATTTAAGTTTATAATCTATTGTTTGTCCGttcgaaaaataattttcagtttaatatctatattatttcatcaattttatattattaacaaAACCACCATTTACCATCAATCGCGAGTATTATATCATCACAGACGAAGTATAAAATCCgcatatctataaatacatacatatgtatataaacaGTCGCAGTCTAGGAATGACCAACGGTTCGTTCGAATTTCTATATGAATAAATACAATGCATAAATTTAAACTAGTCTTATCGAAGCAAGTAAACCAGAAAAATtatgattttattttttcacTGAAATTGCATTTTTCCTAGAATCCTGAAGGACTAGATAAATTTCGCGATTAGATCTAAATTCAGTGTTAAAATCTATAGTAAATGATATATAATAAGCCGTGACAAAAATTCAATAATACATAGTAATGGATAAATCGCAATTTTGTCAAAAAATTTCAAATCTAATATAGATTTTCAAAGTCAAAACTTGTTTTTGATAGATCTTCTGTATTTCTTCCTTATTCTACAATATCTTAGCTTTAACTTTAAACAAGATTCATTGTTCtatcttatttttatcaaaAGTTCTGCGATTTTTACACAAATATGAGCATTCTATTTCATTGGGTTTCGGGAAGACTGCGATCGCACATGACGCGGCACTGTGGTGTAGTCACATAGCGTCGTGTGAGTGAAGTACATTTTAGGAGTAGATGTATTCTCC
It includes:
- the LOC126923291 gene encoding KICSTOR complex protein SZT2-like isoform X1, yielding MNIMPSTKNEEKVILEADTVFLLMKKGFPISRNVRAQWMLEHLDTVISIQCSSFKTREAAELEIVSVLPKNKSGSWSPETCYQYLYKVTSTTSVIFLAHKYRMVFNLDLSPSLATVDIQHGEIVIDEVYMATKHFLESIIRPFTIPGSNRIMQPEIYVTIIAHTPFFTSPAQQVLVQGWLVTLDNVKQLTNFIENQLHVLEEKVACVTAVASQQLENLKAENERLVGGLFEENNTCLNKNNNTCVTNTSIISPESSFINMLRYGMLALTLLPEHSCAHMIIVSDGIVGNTDVHVLDSVIQQLRATTIACSFLHVGSTYHPHSADGLVPYQDLLHFIARATLGTYMSFIPYRVDLNGTEMNIYHKNFLCWQLYREVCCNIVPDYSNWHSKNLLFYGEKSTQLLQKKQIEDKVTCTLSSLLCCRLREGYLIKRANVRDEVLEICFVLLWKSSVLLEYTVTCPWLTKSLSTSNTIQYTITTEAPYEFLHDITCLSKKPLKSQYRQSVVNRFWATLTSLTEGDSMLAHFSWSPDFGWTWYSVPDTIRSGMPVFYLSAYPSPSTVQLSDAACPQFGQIWQPVVSLNPLQWARWMHTQRVTLILSHDRPLPRHLHQANQSGRFQCVQSRQAAAVLYAMLKNWATFVLVENHTYVQFIYREADKPPVSFSLIRINCKALCVILNIAFAAGTEGVVRHNVVVDLLDRLSKLTLPNRPTEQKEIPSCTIVHKSLEKILIRYERMPTDLSLIVFPDAAQTISTRLTPMLGGTLTTSLSRYLYHNRWLWHVKRPFVQTIPGIVLPRLNITAIARILSTITKMRLAEGFSFTYSAAGIINMVLEVQMQGVGENDTSYPCIIQYILFPPHIMSNTTLERDSASEEDTDEGTADGEISVEDAESSGDFQIISEIWIEPQCGFSQLPVQSTATYMHLLQYHEIPDAIARIDEECINALLTLEYLSLLSQVIPNEKNTEIIYGQVPHHDVKLPKKYNKNIKTNSCTAEESCEGLPTIDERIYMMHFSFDTLNILPKCQQAELLFSMFADGTIGNNKGQGSANKILMDNFLEHMKQLHNKELLLTSAESQRFTKMLLDRRRVGGPPLPFFSEKERLSSNAEFNSYPRWKCFIKGISTTHVIITILPASEKDVVRLFTSPSYTEEQSASNNSERNDESTIFSMDLNEDDTYSKTTGMDINVTDFPSLENNESILYGQCIEESIINTDTQKRFHDCEESFVIPVYVYDCSLALLIDTLVDKLKISHNKDIYQDHTFRIGQQECKDFIELKSDYNSKPPTPEPRSEDSDNTASDQRSLVEHCKVLSLAHCHCYVVAVYKSLVLQQPLTYNDMEAAVEQCEETLIEINITNYLRSVCRHLSKLSDKNLLGELNPSTCNDVEPLHNLIKEKFERIITVAFRPVPAHPEFYYCSPSWSEHETDLIECQKSDNDDEIENLMFHSINIDGTSRNLNGKGNVTWPGANVNKVPKISRHGSMESVNSDFQRKSIFGREQPLFLQLSCSIRFQSRSGLSSIPVKSLPTCFMEILQKMEDYKDGNIAGLSLADLKITLDIICLNLPKEVLEVSLERYSGLRATSFCSGSPIGSLRTESGSSLENNAKNEFFQEKMSHLPLSQHNAISNLKDEIEWLLQDETATAFLDQPVINENVLNFVANHVSESTDRFSCKVEKVPLYFVFPSDDSKPKFISELKKLQIDKYCIRQEGNLFYFVKNMEKVSDIVPEPSKNERKESKTKDNSALKNPEQENPQELQQESNSCCTENNPNTHFKSEESYSDSINLIYEDQNIEDRFKESNTSENRFQWLIDLDNRESSLPNFWLILNVENDYVSVYFHCRFLEIISPEVNSYWHTQEMLVSQIKSTCRRVNQYLLLQNLHKTSKCSELLETESSEDYNWKSETTSEFSNAVQSRDLIQNFTPGMFRCRVVWKFTFRLHPRLKTGPGRSGLSRGIKALHGVLNRLAVSNRSNMFVYQENDKNVFYLRLHEQISDGKTLQNKLSESDEQLVVSRSNSVVSLSQVKLNDNATANDTRPRVRSFSEKESNVLNKTEDSIILMVHGISDAGPEVKRDLVQVLQNRLDDAVLEVLSVMLARNPMCKLTPADVHFIQPPKSPESIIRLNVQKHCVLYITALEFYLRQNILQFLYIPKYTDNRPEYHFQDYSQREGSIKRVSESDIFLCNQSRSSGSIGIACIALAITGEHGEPIKLLENEFPIDSFPETINVEDFKSIVSTSIYDQSSAESPPLIEFKIWKQGRVNLESLLQKLCSAVKHAIWDLVTEYKFLLTPLTEPLTKDAQEISIENKENQTSVKIDALPKIMHDLTIDRFESGEEGKLHSIYCVTLSQWFRFALEIGVPSVKRHEVILNHRHPISTIITELEAIIQGQAPDTSSRSFVLKDRQPFIEKYISNEELLTKLKNNNYSVLENEGKLDLPVYIPCDFSKDVQGTYTKCILIARNFHQWKASFSKTVQPELLIPKDQKLLQKFNPLILESNFVSRQRILLAEIRSDNIALYTYNWSKEKSEKLIKQTTNLGTWLSSRSNFFTNVIMQKLGIFHHRPNFSREHTNSQYLQIMDMESLTKFSAVPHNDGKEWIRLNNRTQNIKHNQFSWSEVIGQTMRDVKPNNYFHSNIDPTIKAVCDLQDLRLREKKVKEDLNKLYAMWQNRNAAPNIPISIVALNTFKQYSRLIHFCHTPLLFLPSWRLQSAATRDHSLSAQSSLNAGINVCQQLSQQMQKGQDEQTNLIKWHKELCSLMLSEYKQYLHSLGFSSVQIESPDNSFEEPNQQQSYYLKKSMLGGVLLFEIHLSQPFFIVKLHIIECSRLQTKASSALVNQFMLSFVDACDKIKISMHLHSFTYDFHLRSIHSYIAGTGPLLVQQGYHLIHFLDDFNKYYSKAPNYARNLIYSDVVTIRNLAISGRTLYSYLLSHEKTYNMRVFIMKSDLQDSEESEYVLVSLKSTPLISYCDAQDTKYIDDFDVVLIVSHLGQPPQAEKTEITLKYYLMLTSKRELYPKREVENNKLGKFRTVYSVEKSPSTYTEAVMDTINESSSDLQECKQDSNDKKGDTKLYSATLGTNCNNTGAPTPPPVPNSPLTQNVNPPSVSVNSSSPHLIQIRQESINYLGYYSSHEQLMQQTIMSQANAARMHIMNMIKRGALQCRTHLLWNKLLESKSAMNYNEFSELCSLAHVEPLLNLDPRLRPFINQPISWYQTLSKVLQNKYQEHHKQFNTPDGNITHLLILHPSFFQVFMMLTIDLHASRGDLYAVYCKSEEMINAPCCIEDTYNLIEGFVNACCFNLWMGLYS